A genomic region of Polynucleobacter necessarius contains the following coding sequences:
- the fabG gene encoding 3-oxoacyl-ACP reductase FabG codes for MNLDLNGQIALVTGASRGIGQAIADELVKCGAKVIGTATSESGAKAIDERLKASGGAGKVLNVTAPNACEEIIDLIVKEYGGINILVNNAGITRDNLAMRMKGGEWTDVIDTNLSSVFRLSQAVMRPMMKARGGRIINITSIVGHMGNPGQANYAAAKAGVSGMTRALAREIGSRNITVNCVAPGFIDTDMTRALSEEQQNALKVNIPLARLGSPEDVAQAVAFLASPAAGYITGNTLHVNGGLYLA; via the coding sequence ATGAATCTCGACTTAAACGGACAAATTGCTTTAGTAACTGGCGCCTCACGTGGTATTGGCCAGGCGATTGCGGATGAGTTAGTAAAGTGCGGCGCAAAAGTGATTGGTACTGCTACCTCCGAAAGTGGAGCAAAAGCAATTGATGAGCGCTTAAAAGCATCGGGCGGTGCCGGTAAAGTATTGAATGTGACTGCGCCGAACGCTTGCGAAGAAATTATTGATTTGATCGTTAAAGAGTATGGCGGCATCAATATTTTGGTTAATAACGCTGGCATCACTCGCGATAACTTAGCAATGCGTATGAAGGGTGGCGAGTGGACCGATGTGATTGACACCAACTTAAGTTCAGTTTTCCGTCTGTCGCAGGCGGTTATGCGTCCAATGATGAAGGCTCGTGGTGGCCGCATTATCAATATCACTTCTATTGTTGGTCATATGGGTAACCCTGGCCAAGCGAACTATGCCGCTGCAAAAGCGGGTGTTTCTGGTATGACCCGTGCTTTAGCTCGTGAAATTGGCAGTCGGAATATCACCGTGAACTGCGTTGCCCCTGGATTTATTGATACCGATATGACACGCGCCCTGAGCGAAGAGCAGCAAAACGCCCTAAAAGTGAACATTCCGTTAGCTAGACTGGGTAGTCCTGAGGATGTGGCCCAGGCAGTGGCATTTTTGGCCTCTCCAGCCGCCGGATACATTACGGGGAATACCCTACACGTCAATGGCGGACTCTATTTGGCCTAA
- a CDS encoding beta-ketoacyl-ACP synthase III: MSIFARIAGTGSYLPEMRLTNQDLVERLAKTGLETSDEWITTRSGISARHFAAENELTSDLAVKASQAALASAGITSEDLDLIILATSTPDHLGGFPSTACVVQDKLGAHTSCAAFDVQAVCAGFTYALAIADAFIRSATYKKVLVIGAETFSRILDFQDRGTCVLFGDGAGAVVLEASKEPGILSTALHADGSQRDILCVPGRSGNGKVHGSPFMTMDGQAVFKLAVKVLEQVAHEALEKANLKPEQIDWLVPHQANIRIMEGTAKKMGMSMDKVIVTVHEHGNTSAASISLALDSGVRSGQIQRGQHLLLEGVGGGFAWGAVALKY; the protein is encoded by the coding sequence ATGAGCATCTTTGCAAGAATCGCCGGAACCGGAAGCTATCTTCCGGAAATGCGTTTAACAAACCAGGATTTGGTTGAGCGCTTAGCTAAAACAGGTTTGGAAACCAGTGATGAATGGATTACCACTCGCAGTGGTATTTCTGCGCGTCACTTTGCCGCTGAAAATGAACTCACTAGCGATCTCGCAGTGAAAGCTTCTCAAGCTGCTTTAGCGAGCGCCGGCATTACTTCTGAGGATTTAGATCTCATTATTTTGGCCACTTCTACGCCAGATCATTTGGGCGGCTTTCCAAGTACCGCTTGTGTAGTGCAAGATAAGTTAGGTGCACACACTTCTTGTGCTGCTTTTGATGTCCAGGCAGTATGTGCTGGCTTCACTTATGCGCTCGCTATTGCTGATGCGTTTATTCGTTCTGCAACCTATAAAAAAGTATTGGTGATTGGTGCGGAGACTTTTTCGCGCATCCTAGACTTCCAAGATCGTGGCACCTGTGTTTTATTTGGTGACGGTGCAGGCGCAGTAGTGCTTGAGGCTTCGAAAGAACCAGGCATTCTCTCTACTGCCTTGCATGCTGATGGAAGCCAGCGCGACATTTTGTGTGTCCCAGGACGATCTGGCAATGGCAAGGTACATGGTTCCCCATTCATGACCATGGATGGTCAAGCGGTATTTAAATTGGCTGTGAAGGTATTGGAGCAAGTGGCGCATGAAGCGCTCGAGAAGGCCAACCTTAAGCCAGAGCAAATCGATTGGTTGGTGCCACACCAAGCCAATATCCGCATCATGGAAGGAACTGCCAAGAAGATGGGTATGTCCATGGATAAAGTCATTGTGACAGTCCATGAGCATGGCAACACTTCTGCGGCATCCATATCATTGGCCTTAGATAGCGGTGTGCGTTCTGGCCAAATTCAACGTGGCCAACATCTCTTATTAGAGGGTGTTGGCGGCGGATTTGCTTGGGGTGCTGTAGCTCTCAAGTATTAA
- the plsX gene encoding phosphate acyltransferase PlsX, with product MSVTLAIDAMGGDHGVVVTVPAACDFLEKHSSDVKIALVGDPDLIKQVLSKSPKAPMERIQIIPASEVVLMDDPIEVALRRKKNSSMRVAIEQVKEGAADAVISSGNTGALMAISRYILKTLEGVDRPAIATAIPNELGRGTTMLDLGANADCEPMHLVQFAQMANVMVQVVDGKQNPSIGLLNIGEEVIKGNEVVKQTSELLRQTNLNFYGNVEGNDIFKGTADIVVCDGFVGNVVLKASEGLAKMMSGMIREEFNRSLLTKLMAICAMVPLLRVRKRVDHRRYNGAVLLGLRGCVIKSHGAADRFAFGFALDRAYEAAKNRMVERIAAAFVVETKV from the coding sequence ATGAGCGTTACTCTTGCTATTGATGCCATGGGCGGAGATCATGGAGTCGTCGTGACGGTTCCAGCTGCCTGCGATTTTTTAGAAAAACATTCTTCTGATGTGAAGATTGCCTTGGTGGGTGATCCAGATTTAATCAAGCAAGTCTTGAGTAAATCCCCAAAAGCTCCGATGGAGCGAATTCAAATTATTCCCGCGAGTGAAGTTGTGTTGATGGATGATCCCATCGAGGTGGCTTTGCGTCGTAAAAAAAATTCTTCAATGCGCGTTGCGATTGAGCAAGTGAAAGAGGGTGCTGCTGATGCAGTGATCTCTTCCGGCAATACCGGTGCGTTGATGGCGATTTCTCGCTACATCCTGAAAACCCTTGAGGGCGTTGACCGTCCAGCCATTGCTACTGCCATTCCTAATGAGTTGGGGCGCGGTACCACTATGTTGGATCTCGGTGCAAATGCAGACTGTGAGCCAATGCACTTGGTTCAATTTGCTCAAATGGCGAACGTTATGGTGCAGGTTGTTGATGGCAAACAAAACCCTTCAATTGGCCTCCTGAATATTGGCGAAGAAGTCATTAAGGGCAATGAAGTTGTTAAGCAAACTAGTGAACTTCTACGTCAAACCAATTTAAACTTTTACGGCAACGTAGAGGGCAACGATATTTTTAAGGGCACGGCCGATATTGTTGTCTGCGATGGATTTGTTGGTAACGTGGTTCTCAAGGCAAGCGAAGGTTTAGCAAAAATGATGAGCGGCATGATTCGTGAAGAATTTAATCGTTCGTTGCTAACTAAATTGATGGCTATTTGCGCAATGGTGCCTTTGCTTAGAGTGCGCAAGCGTGTTGATCATCGTCGTTATAACGGTGCGGTATTGTTGGGTTTACGTGGCTGCGTCATTAAGAGCCATGGAGCTGCTGATCGCTTTGCGTTTGGCTTTGCCTTAGATCGCGCTTATGAGGCGGCTAAAAATCGCATGGTAGAACGTATTGCTGCAGCCTTTGTGGTAGAGACAAAAGTATGA
- the acpP gene encoding acyl carrier protein — translation MDNIEQRVKKIVAEQLGVAEAEIKNESSFVNDLGADSLDTVELVMVLEDEFGIEIPDEEAEKITTVQLAIDFAKSKAQG, via the coding sequence ATGGACAACATCGAACAACGCGTTAAGAAAATCGTCGCTGAGCAATTAGGCGTCGCAGAAGCAGAGATCAAAAATGAATCTTCTTTTGTGAACGACTTGGGCGCTGACTCTCTTGACACTGTTGAGCTGGTTATGGTTTTGGAAGATGAATTCGGCATCGAAATTCCTGATGAGGAAGCTGAAAAGATCACCACAGTTCAGCTCGCGATCGACTTCGCTAAATCAAAAGCTCAGGGTTAA
- the rpmF gene encoding 50S ribosomal protein L32 has protein sequence MAVQQNKKSPSKRGMHRAHDFLTAPATAVEATTGEAHLRHHISPNGYYRGRKVVKTKND, from the coding sequence ATGGCCGTTCAACAAAACAAAAAATCACCTTCCAAACGTGGCATGCATCGTGCGCACGACTTTTTGACCGCACCTGCTACGGCTGTTGAAGCCACAACTGGTGAGGCTCATTTGCGCCACCACATTTCACCAAACGGCTACTATCGTGGTCGTAAAGTTGTTAAAACCAAAAACGACTAA
- the fabD gene encoding ACP S-malonyltransferase, which translates to MTFAFVFPGQGSQSVGMLNSISERPEVRATLQEASEALGEDVAKLIAEGPAEALSLTTNTQPVMLTAAVAFYRAWLAAGGSAPKVMAGHSLGEYSALVASGVISFKDAVPLVRFRAEAMQTAVPVGTGGMAAILGLDDATVIKVCAEASAASGGVVEAVNFNAPGQVVIAGASDAVAKACELLKAAGAKRALPLPVSAPFHSSLLQPASEKLKGYLANIEFKAPTIPVINNVDVEILNDPAAIKDVLVRQAAKPVRWQETIQAMASQGITQVVECGPGKVLAGLTKRINDQVTGVPVFDEASLIEVLVSLK; encoded by the coding sequence ATGACATTTGCATTTGTATTCCCAGGCCAAGGTTCCCAATCAGTGGGCATGCTCAATTCGATTTCTGAGCGCCCAGAAGTACGCGCAACATTACAAGAAGCTTCTGAAGCTTTGGGTGAAGACGTTGCCAAATTAATTGCCGAAGGCCCTGCGGAGGCTTTGTCCTTGACTACCAATACTCAGCCAGTCATGTTGACTGCTGCTGTAGCGTTTTATCGTGCTTGGTTAGCTGCTGGTGGTTCTGCCCCTAAGGTCATGGCTGGTCATAGTCTTGGTGAGTACTCAGCATTAGTAGCATCAGGCGTAATTTCATTTAAAGATGCAGTGCCATTGGTGCGTTTTCGTGCTGAGGCAATGCAAACTGCAGTGCCTGTTGGTACTGGCGGCATGGCTGCCATTCTGGGTTTAGATGATGCAACCGTCATTAAAGTTTGTGCTGAAGCTAGTGCTGCCTCTGGTGGTGTTGTAGAGGCGGTAAATTTCAATGCACCAGGACAAGTGGTGATTGCAGGTGCTAGTGATGCTGTTGCTAAAGCGTGCGAGTTATTAAAAGCTGCTGGCGCTAAGCGAGCCTTACCTTTGCCAGTTTCTGCGCCGTTCCATTCATCCCTATTGCAACCAGCCTCTGAAAAACTCAAAGGCTACTTGGCAAATATCGAATTTAAAGCTCCAACTATTCCTGTGATCAATAACGTAGATGTAGAAATCTTGAATGATCCTGCTGCGATTAAAGATGTATTGGTGCGCCAAGCTGCGAAGCCAGTGCGCTGGCAAGAAACTATTCAGGCAATGGCTAGTCAAGGCATCACTCAAGTAGTGGAGTGTGGTCCTGGCAAAGTATTGGCTGGCCTGACTAAGCGTATTAATGATCAAGTTACCGGTGTGCCAGTATTTGATGAAGCTAGCTTGATTGAAGTTCTAGTAAGTCTTAAATAA